A region of the Saccharomyces eubayanus strain FM1318 chromosome V, whole genome shotgun sequence genome:
atctCAGAGAAAGCCGCGTACGgagaagtgaaaaaaaaaaatggtaatgatgaaattttgtttgctagtgaaaaagaaagaaaaagtgagtcatggagaaaaaaatgcacGTGGTTTGAGCCACAGTAAAGAAAAGGCTACTATTAGGGGAGTtccagaaagaaaaagaacatcaaCGATCTCTTGGAACAATTGTAAGGTCAAGTGAGTGATTCACAGCGCTATCGTACTACAATTATCTGCCTTTATCTGGGCATAGCTATATGGAGGCTGTGAATTGATCGGTTCTGTTACGCCCACATGTGCCCGTATATAATGCGTATAATTTAGGGTCCAGACTGTCTTACAATGTGCTATCCATGAtgacaaagagaaaatttgTGTTACCAACCTGTTTTAGTTCGGGACTTCATGAGTAGAGTGCGATCTTACTTAGGGAAAACAACACCTGATCGAGAACATTTACTCGGAAATTGTAGATTCAGACATCATGGGAActttataaaaaatttcgtGTACGTACGCTTATGTATAATATTAGAACAACTACGGTGAGCGTTGAAACTGCCCATCTAACCGGTAGTTGGTAAGCCCACGTAAGCCTTGAAGGAATCGTAAATCAGCCATTGGAAACTTGTCAAGGTACCGATCATTACAATTCTCACCATCAACCCGTTCCATAGTCCGGCAAATCCAATCTTTTGATATATTCTCTTTGAGGCGACAGACATGGATTCATTACCCTTTCTTTCGCTATTTATTTTAGAAACCATAACATCTGCTGGATGCGAAATGGCAGCACATAATATACCGGCCAAATAGCCACCTACAAAACTGACAGATATCTGCTCCAATGGGCtcatttcttctttcttttttggtaaaacactgtatattttttggactattttttcaaaagaagtaAACTTACACATCGTGTATGGGATCTGTCTGCACCATAGAGGAACAATACCCTTGTAGAACGATTTCATACCCCCACTTTCCGCAtacattttcttccaaCCATCAATTACATTGTTGCAGAAGGGGGGCATTGAGGTTTGCTGTTTGACCTTTATAGCTTCAAATGGACACAGCATTATGTCAGCAAGGAACTCAGCGGTCGCTGAGGCCATTAAGTACACAGTAACACCTGGAGTTAACCAGCCGGAATATAAATGCTTGAAGTACTCATAACCACCGTACTTACCTGCACCTTGTAAGGAATAACCGATAAATGTGGCACCGACCCCAGTGTACACTTTTTTCCAGCCTTCAGTGGCAACGATTTTACGAAACCCATCCAAATTAGAGGTATACAGCTTAGGGTTGACCTGCAATCTACATTTTACAAGATCTAGTGGGGTGATCGAAGAATGTGTTGGACCACATGCAATTATACCACCTAAAGTACATGTGGAATAAAACTCTTTTGTATATAATTCGATTTTACGTGGTTGTTTAGGAGACTCCATGTTGTGCAACCGTCAACTaactttttccttttttcacCTGTTTATCTCTTTTATGAAATCTAATAACGATAAAATCTTCTATTCAATGGAAGTGTATCATTGACTAACAAGGGAAGAGTTGTgaaataaggaaaaaaagaataaactTCCAATTGTCGAGTGTCCCTGAGTATTTATATCACAGATTACAGGGCATCTACGAGGAATCGATATTtccattttcctttttataACAGCCAATGCGAAAACAGAACTGGAAACAAGGAaggaaattcaaaaaaaagatctcCTTATTCCGTCAATACCCCTTAAGGCTCACTTTCGGTTGCCGAGATCTTAGCCGAACCAGTCCGTTTAAGAGATGAAATGCAACCCCGGCTGTAATCTTCACGGAAAGCTAATATACAAGCGGACAACCTCTATGGATGTGGGATAAGGCCCAATTGAGTCCGTTGCTACCTCTACCATTTAGGAagatgttttcttttcactcTCTGTATTCTGTCTGTCCTATTCTTACTTAGCACGCTTAAGGGTAATGGCGGGTACATAACTTTKACACAATGTGTCCTTTACTTKCGTACTACCAGCAGGAACGAAAGCCGGAATTCgcatttctcttttttgtKCCCACGTGATCGGATTTTAGGCCGTTTTCGGGAACTCCGTCAAAATTTTCGCGCGGTTGATAC
Encoded here:
- the PIC2 gene encoding Cu/Pi carrier, whose amino-acid sequence is MESPKQPRKIELYTKEFYSTCTLGGIIACGPTHSSITPLDLVKCRLQVNPKLYTSNLDGFRKIVATEGWKKVYTGVGATFIGYSLQGAGKYGGYEYFKHLYSGWLTPGVTVYLMASATAEFLADIMLCPFEAIKVKQQTSMPPFCNNVIDGWKKMYAESGGMKSFYKGIVPLWCRQIPYTMCKFTSFEKIVQKIYSVLPKKKEEMSPLEQISVSFVGGYLAGILCAAISHPADVMVSKINSERKGNESMSVASKRIYQKIGFAGLWNGLMVRIVMIGTLTSFQWLIYDSFKAYVGLPTTG